The following are encoded in a window of Castanea sativa cultivar Marrone di Chiusa Pesio chromosome 9, ASM4071231v1 genomic DNA:
- the LOC142609601 gene encoding uncharacterized protein LOC142609601 isoform X3 → MNQGFWMNKGAGCINDGETAYDNSSRIEPKRAHQWFMDGPEVELFPSKKQAVEVPTNNLFSGMLNPNVSPWGNVPSFHSFSGQFTERLFDSETARTANFDDRNIPSLTTTEKMNVGRKLDEDTFGNDSSFGLSMSQTLEDPRLGLNYGAFRKVKVSQVKDSENVMSVSMPHAYNRGDDNTMLTAHAYKADDNSISMGLTYSKGDDIISLGDAYDRVDNNFISMGQPYNKGDENISMGQTYGENTNSISTCQTISNGDNNIISIGPTYNKADDNTMSTCHIFNKVEDNLVPMVHTFNKDENSTLSIGHSYNKGESTIISFGGYDDDDDRNSSGKLMSSYELLMGHPSVQRSESVNEKELVKSSADARTSTGLITASGTENVSKKKDDLKMSKKVPPNNFPSNVRSLLSTGMLDGVPVKYTAWSREKELRGVIKGSGYLCGCQSCNFSKVINAYEFERHAGCKTKHPNNHIYFENGKTIYGIVQKLRSTPQNMLFEVIQTITGSPINQKSFRLWKESFLAATRELQRIYGKDEAKQLS, encoded by the exons ATG AATCAGGGCTTCTGGATGAACAAAGGTGCTGGATGTATAAATGATGGTGAGACAGCTTATGATAATTCTTCAAGGATTGAGCCGAAGCGTGCTCATCAGTGGTTCATGGATGGCCCTGAGGTGGAGCTGTTTCCCAGCAAGAAGCAGGCAGTAGAGGTTCCAaccaataatttattttcaggAATGTTGAATCCAAATGTTTCTCCATGGGGAAATGTGCCCAGTTTTCATTCATTCTCCGGCCAATTTACTGAACGGTTATTTGATTCCGAAACAGCCAGGACTGCGAATTTTGATGACAGAAATATTCCATCACTTACCACCACAGAGAAAATGAATGTGGGAAGAAAGCTTGATGAGGATACATTTGGGAATGATTCCTCATTTGGTCTATCAATGTCACAGACACTAGAAGATCCTAGACTAGGTTTAAATTATGGTGCATTTAGAAAAGTTAAAGTCAGCCAAGTTAAGGACTCTGAAAATGTTATGTCTGTATCAATGCCACATGCCTATAATCGTGGTGATGACAACACCATGTTAACAGCTCATGCTTACAAGGCAGATGACAATTCAATATCAATGGGTCTCACATATAGCAAAGGGGATGACATCATATCTTTAGGCGACGCCTATGACCGGGTGGATAACAATTTCATATCAATGGGACAACCTTATAACAAGGGGGATGAAAACATATCAATGGGTCAAACATACGGGGAAAACACTAATTCTATATCAACATGCCAGACAATCAGCAATGGTGACAACAATATCATTTCTATTGGTCCAACCTACAACAAGGCAGATGACAATACCATGTCAACCTGTCACATCTTCAATAAGGTAGAAGACAATTTGGTACCGATGGTTCATACCTTCAACAAGGATGAAAACAGTACCCTATCAATTGGTCACTCTTATAATAAGGGAGAGAGTACTATCATATCCTTCGGTGgctatgatgatgatgatgatagaaATTCCTCAGGAAAGCTAATGTCTAGTTATGAACTGTTGATGGGTCATCCTTCAGTACAAAGATCAGAGTCAGTAAATGAGAAAGAGTTGGTTAAATCAAGTGCTGATGCACGTACAAGTACTGGCCTGATAACTGCTTCTGGAACtgaaaatgtttccaaaaagAAAGATGATCTAAAAATGTCCAAGAAGGTTCCTCCAAATAACTTCCCATCAAATGTCAGAAGTTTGCTATCAACTGGTATGCTGGATGGAGTTCCTGTAAAGTATACTGCCTGGTCACGGGAG AAGGAACTTCGTGGTGTTATAAAAGGTTCTGGATATCTATGTGGCTGTCAGTCATGTAACTTCTCTAAG gtGATCAATGCATATGAATTTGAGCGTCATGCTGGATGCAAAACAAAACATCCAAATAATCACATCTACTTTGAGAATGGAAAGACTATTTATGGGATTGTCCAAAAGCTCAGGAGCACGcctcaaaatatgttgtttgaAGTTATTCAGACTATAACCGGCTCACCTATCAATCAGAAGTCCTTCCGCCTTTGGAAAG AATCCTTTCTAGCTGCAACACGTGAACTTCAGCGTATATATGGAAAGGATGAGGCGAAGCAACTATCATGA
- the LOC142609601 gene encoding uncharacterized protein LOC142609601 isoform X1: MSFQNQGFWMNKGAGCINDGETAYDNSSRIEPKRAHQWFMDGPEVELFPSKKQAVEVPTNNLFSGMLNPNVSPWGNVPSFHSFSGQFTERLFDSETARTANFDDRNIPSLTTTEKMNVGRKLDEDTFGNDSSFGLSMSQTLEDPRLGLNYGAFRKVKVSQVKDSENVMSVSMPHAYNRGDDNTMLTAHAYKADDNSISMGLTYSKGDDIISLGDAYDRVDNNFISMGQPYNKGDENISMGQTYGENTNSISTCQTISNGDNNIISIGPTYNKADDNTMSTCHIFNKVEDNLVPMVHTFNKDENSTLSIGHSYNKGESTIISFGGYDDDDDRNSSGKLMSSYELLMGHPSVQRSESVNEKELVKSSADARTSTGLITASGTENVSKKKDDLKMSKKVPPNNFPSNVRSLLSTGMLDGVPVKYTAWSREKELRGVIKGSGYLCGCQSCNFSKVINAYEFERHAGCKTKHPNNHIYFENGKTIYGIVQKLRSTPQNMLFEVIQTITGSPINQKSFRLWKESFLAATRELQRIYGKDEAKQLS, encoded by the exons ATG TCTTTCCAGAATCAGGGCTTCTGGATGAACAAAGGTGCTGGATGTATAAATGATGGTGAGACAGCTTATGATAATTCTTCAAGGATTGAGCCGAAGCGTGCTCATCAGTGGTTCATGGATGGCCCTGAGGTGGAGCTGTTTCCCAGCAAGAAGCAGGCAGTAGAGGTTCCAaccaataatttattttcaggAATGTTGAATCCAAATGTTTCTCCATGGGGAAATGTGCCCAGTTTTCATTCATTCTCCGGCCAATTTACTGAACGGTTATTTGATTCCGAAACAGCCAGGACTGCGAATTTTGATGACAGAAATATTCCATCACTTACCACCACAGAGAAAATGAATGTGGGAAGAAAGCTTGATGAGGATACATTTGGGAATGATTCCTCATTTGGTCTATCAATGTCACAGACACTAGAAGATCCTAGACTAGGTTTAAATTATGGTGCATTTAGAAAAGTTAAAGTCAGCCAAGTTAAGGACTCTGAAAATGTTATGTCTGTATCAATGCCACATGCCTATAATCGTGGTGATGACAACACCATGTTAACAGCTCATGCTTACAAGGCAGATGACAATTCAATATCAATGGGTCTCACATATAGCAAAGGGGATGACATCATATCTTTAGGCGACGCCTATGACCGGGTGGATAACAATTTCATATCAATGGGACAACCTTATAACAAGGGGGATGAAAACATATCAATGGGTCAAACATACGGGGAAAACACTAATTCTATATCAACATGCCAGACAATCAGCAATGGTGACAACAATATCATTTCTATTGGTCCAACCTACAACAAGGCAGATGACAATACCATGTCAACCTGTCACATCTTCAATAAGGTAGAAGACAATTTGGTACCGATGGTTCATACCTTCAACAAGGATGAAAACAGTACCCTATCAATTGGTCACTCTTATAATAAGGGAGAGAGTACTATCATATCCTTCGGTGgctatgatgatgatgatgatagaaATTCCTCAGGAAAGCTAATGTCTAGTTATGAACTGTTGATGGGTCATCCTTCAGTACAAAGATCAGAGTCAGTAAATGAGAAAGAGTTGGTTAAATCAAGTGCTGATGCACGTACAAGTACTGGCCTGATAACTGCTTCTGGAACtgaaaatgtttccaaaaagAAAGATGATCTAAAAATGTCCAAGAAGGTTCCTCCAAATAACTTCCCATCAAATGTCAGAAGTTTGCTATCAACTGGTATGCTGGATGGAGTTCCTGTAAAGTATACTGCCTGGTCACGGGAG AAGGAACTTCGTGGTGTTATAAAAGGTTCTGGATATCTATGTGGCTGTCAGTCATGTAACTTCTCTAAG gtGATCAATGCATATGAATTTGAGCGTCATGCTGGATGCAAAACAAAACATCCAAATAATCACATCTACTTTGAGAATGGAAAGACTATTTATGGGATTGTCCAAAAGCTCAGGAGCACGcctcaaaatatgttgtttgaAGTTATTCAGACTATAACCGGCTCACCTATCAATCAGAAGTCCTTCCGCCTTTGGAAAG AATCCTTTCTAGCTGCAACACGTGAACTTCAGCGTATATATGGAAAGGATGAGGCGAAGCAACTATCATGA
- the LOC142609601 gene encoding uncharacterized protein LOC142609601 isoform X2: MSFQNQGFWMNKGAGCINDGETAYDNSSRIEPKRAHQWFMDGPEVELFPSKKQAVEVPTNNLFSGMLNPNVSPWGNVPSFHSFSGQFTERLFDSETARTANFDDRNIPSLTTTEKMNVGRKLDEDTFGNDSSFGLSMSQTLEDPRLGLNYGAFRKVKVSQVKDSENVMSVSMPHAYNRGDDNTMLTAHAYKADDNSISMGLTYSKGDDIISLGDAYDRVDNNFISMGQPYNKGDENISMGQTYGENTNSISTCQTISNGDNNIISIGPTYNKADDNTMSTCHIFNKVEDNLVPMVHTFNKDENSTLSIGHSYNKGESTIISFGGYDDDDDRNSSGKLMSSYELLMGHPSVQRSESVNEKELVKSSADARTSTGLITASGTENVSKKKDDLKMSKKVPPNNFPSNVRSLLSTGMLDGVPVKYTAWSREELRGVIKGSGYLCGCQSCNFSKVINAYEFERHAGCKTKHPNNHIYFENGKTIYGIVQKLRSTPQNMLFEVIQTITGSPINQKSFRLWKESFLAATRELQRIYGKDEAKQLS; the protein is encoded by the exons ATG TCTTTCCAGAATCAGGGCTTCTGGATGAACAAAGGTGCTGGATGTATAAATGATGGTGAGACAGCTTATGATAATTCTTCAAGGATTGAGCCGAAGCGTGCTCATCAGTGGTTCATGGATGGCCCTGAGGTGGAGCTGTTTCCCAGCAAGAAGCAGGCAGTAGAGGTTCCAaccaataatttattttcaggAATGTTGAATCCAAATGTTTCTCCATGGGGAAATGTGCCCAGTTTTCATTCATTCTCCGGCCAATTTACTGAACGGTTATTTGATTCCGAAACAGCCAGGACTGCGAATTTTGATGACAGAAATATTCCATCACTTACCACCACAGAGAAAATGAATGTGGGAAGAAAGCTTGATGAGGATACATTTGGGAATGATTCCTCATTTGGTCTATCAATGTCACAGACACTAGAAGATCCTAGACTAGGTTTAAATTATGGTGCATTTAGAAAAGTTAAAGTCAGCCAAGTTAAGGACTCTGAAAATGTTATGTCTGTATCAATGCCACATGCCTATAATCGTGGTGATGACAACACCATGTTAACAGCTCATGCTTACAAGGCAGATGACAATTCAATATCAATGGGTCTCACATATAGCAAAGGGGATGACATCATATCTTTAGGCGACGCCTATGACCGGGTGGATAACAATTTCATATCAATGGGACAACCTTATAACAAGGGGGATGAAAACATATCAATGGGTCAAACATACGGGGAAAACACTAATTCTATATCAACATGCCAGACAATCAGCAATGGTGACAACAATATCATTTCTATTGGTCCAACCTACAACAAGGCAGATGACAATACCATGTCAACCTGTCACATCTTCAATAAGGTAGAAGACAATTTGGTACCGATGGTTCATACCTTCAACAAGGATGAAAACAGTACCCTATCAATTGGTCACTCTTATAATAAGGGAGAGAGTACTATCATATCCTTCGGTGgctatgatgatgatgatgatagaaATTCCTCAGGAAAGCTAATGTCTAGTTATGAACTGTTGATGGGTCATCCTTCAGTACAAAGATCAGAGTCAGTAAATGAGAAAGAGTTGGTTAAATCAAGTGCTGATGCACGTACAAGTACTGGCCTGATAACTGCTTCTGGAACtgaaaatgtttccaaaaagAAAGATGATCTAAAAATGTCCAAGAAGGTTCCTCCAAATAACTTCCCATCAAATGTCAGAAGTTTGCTATCAACTGGTATGCTGGATGGAGTTCCTGTAAAGTATACTGCCTGGTCACGGGAG GAACTTCGTGGTGTTATAAAAGGTTCTGGATATCTATGTGGCTGTCAGTCATGTAACTTCTCTAAG gtGATCAATGCATATGAATTTGAGCGTCATGCTGGATGCAAAACAAAACATCCAAATAATCACATCTACTTTGAGAATGGAAAGACTATTTATGGGATTGTCCAAAAGCTCAGGAGCACGcctcaaaatatgttgtttgaAGTTATTCAGACTATAACCGGCTCACCTATCAATCAGAAGTCCTTCCGCCTTTGGAAAG AATCCTTTCTAGCTGCAACACGTGAACTTCAGCGTATATATGGAAAGGATGAGGCGAAGCAACTATCATGA